A genome region from Sphingobacteriaceae bacterium GW460-11-11-14-LB5 includes the following:
- a CDS encoding oxygen-independent coproporphyrinogen III oxidase, producing METSALLKKYNVAAPRYTSYPTVPYWDNESFNKQNWLTTVAKTYAIHQEEGISLYIHLPFCESLCTYCGCNTRITKNHSVELPYIMAVLAEWEMYVKALGCKPKLKELHLGGGTPTFFSPTNLEILISGITLNSALALDIEFSFEAHPANTTPEHLETLFKLGFKRLSLGIQDFDPKVQFLINRFQTPEEVAQVTIKAREIGYRSVNFDLIYGLPGQTISGLSDTMQEVIAMQPDRIAFYSYAHVPWLKPGQRHYTEEDLPLGDEKFALYQLGRHLLDEAGYKDVGMDHFALKSDSLFKAMTEQKLHRNFMGYTNSHTHLLIGLGVSSISDSWTAFAQNPKKVEDYLDKIEQGVLPVEKGHFLTAEDLEIRKHILNIMCKENTVYKEGIPELVYDRLLPLLRDKLIWVTEKEIRITTKGRSFLRNVCMAFDEKLWLKQPKTQLFSSSI from the coding sequence ATGGAAACTTCGGCATTGCTTAAAAAATATAATGTTGCGGCCCCCAGGTATACCAGTTATCCAACTGTTCCCTACTGGGATAATGAAAGTTTTAATAAGCAAAACTGGTTAACAACCGTAGCAAAAACCTATGCAATACATCAGGAAGAAGGAATAAGTTTATACATCCATCTGCCGTTTTGCGAAAGTTTATGTACCTATTGTGGCTGCAATACGCGCATTACTAAAAACCATTCAGTAGAGCTGCCCTACATCATGGCCGTACTTGCCGAGTGGGAAATGTATGTTAAAGCCTTAGGTTGCAAGCCCAAATTAAAAGAGCTACACCTTGGCGGCGGAACACCTACTTTTTTTAGTCCGACCAACCTCGAAATACTCATTAGCGGAATTACCCTAAACTCAGCATTGGCTCTGGATATAGAATTTTCTTTCGAAGCGCATCCTGCAAATACTACTCCCGAACATCTTGAAACCTTATTCAAACTCGGCTTTAAAAGGTTAAGCCTGGGTATACAGGATTTTGATCCTAAAGTTCAGTTTTTAATTAACCGGTTTCAAACGCCTGAAGAGGTTGCACAGGTTACCATAAAAGCCAGGGAAATTGGTTATCGCTCCGTTAATTTTGACCTGATCTACGGTCTTCCGGGGCAAACCATCTCAGGCTTATCAGATACCATGCAAGAGGTTATTGCTATGCAACCCGATCGGATTGCTTTTTACAGTTATGCTCATGTGCCCTGGTTAAAACCCGGCCAAAGACATTATACCGAAGAAGATCTTCCTCTGGGCGACGAAAAATTTGCGCTCTACCAGTTGGGCAGGCACTTGCTCGATGAAGCGGGTTATAAAGACGTAGGCATGGATCATTTTGCACTGAAAAGCGATTCTTTGTTTAAGGCAATGACCGAACAGAAACTGCACCGCAATTTTATGGGTTACACTAACAGCCATACCCATTTATTGATTGGCCTTGGGGTGTCCTCCATCAGCGATAGCTGGACGGCTTTTGCACAAAACCCGAAAAAGGTAGAAGATTATCTTGATAAAATTGAACAAGGTGTACTACCGGTAGAAAAAGGACATTTCCTTACAGCGGAAGATCTTGAAATAAGAAAACATATCCTTAATATCATGTGTAAGGAAAATACCGTGTACAAAGAAGGTATCCCCGAACTTGTTTATGACAGGTTGTTGCCCTTATTACGCGATAAACTGATCTGGGTAACCGAAAAAGAAATCAGGATTACCACCAAAGGGCGATCGTTTTTAAGAAACGTGTGTATGGCTTTCGACGAGAAGCTATGGCTTAAACAGCCCAAAACCCAGTTGTTCAGTTCATCAATTTAA
- a CDS encoding heavy metal translocating P-type ATPase — translation MEDQNKTATQALCYHCGEDLPKVKYHTADKDFCCAGCMAVFKILSDNNLCNYYVYNNNPGRQFKNESHLEYLDEPKIIEQLLDYKQERSSIITLYIPAIHCSSCIWLLEHLYKINSAIFSSRIDFLKKQVTISFNHTEISLRQLVETLNQIGYEPLISLQDVVKEHSSSVDKALVLKIAVAGFLMGNVMLFSFPEYFGLSGFERQFQSLFGWLNLAFSIPAAFYCGRDYFTSAITSLKHRHINLDTPLALIIAVLFLRTAFEVVLSTGPGFADTLTGLVFLLLMGKWLKQRTYHHISFDRDYRSYFPIAVTSLLNGKEKPVSINEIKIGDRLWIRNGELVPADAILMKGEAWMDMSFVTGESEPVHKVLGEIIYAGGRQTCEAIELEVIKPVSQSYLTGLWNNDNYKNNTEKQNFNDTVAKYFSLGVFLTAFTATTYWLFQNDSHKAWSAFTAVIIVACPCVLALSTPFTLSAILSVFDKKGFYVKNTDAVEELAKCDTLIFDKTGTLTSNENAEIGFNGSLTGEEKSMVASLLRNSIHPLSRHILKALNVDRFYSLSDYKEVVGKGLTALINNHSIYAGHLSMLPIAVESASESGVHVVIDHVYKGCFDIKQLWRSGLAGLILKLSKFKLKVLSGDTDKDRWMLDTIFTKNTSIRFRQSPHQKLDAVLQLQQQGNKVMMLGDGLNDAGALKQSNFGIAITDNINNFTPGCDAILKGDALNFLPDFIQLSKDGLKIIKTSFAIAIAYNCIGIYFAVQGTLYPLVAAVLMPISTVTIISFTTLATRWFARKNKLI, via the coding sequence ATGGAAGATCAAAATAAAACCGCAACACAGGCCCTTTGCTACCATTGTGGCGAAGATCTGCCCAAGGTAAAATACCATACAGCAGATAAAGATTTTTGCTGTGCCGGATGTATGGCTGTTTTCAAGATCCTTTCTGACAATAATTTATGCAATTATTATGTGTACAATAACAACCCGGGCAGGCAATTTAAAAATGAAAGTCATTTAGAATACCTCGACGAACCTAAAATTATTGAGCAGCTGCTGGATTATAAACAGGAGCGTTCGAGTATTATTACCCTCTATATCCCGGCCATCCACTGCAGTTCGTGTATCTGGTTGTTAGAACACCTCTATAAAATCAACTCCGCTATATTTAGCTCAAGGATCGATTTTCTTAAAAAACAGGTTACCATAAGTTTCAATCACACCGAAATCTCTTTGAGGCAGCTCGTAGAAACTTTAAACCAGATTGGTTATGAACCTTTAATCAGTCTGCAGGATGTAGTAAAGGAACACAGCAGTTCGGTAGATAAAGCTTTGGTATTAAAAATAGCCGTTGCCGGATTTTTAATGGGCAATGTAATGCTCTTCAGTTTTCCGGAATATTTTGGTTTATCTGGTTTTGAGAGGCAGTTTCAATCGCTGTTTGGCTGGCTAAACCTTGCTTTCTCTATTCCTGCGGCATTTTATTGTGGCCGCGATTATTTTACCTCGGCCATCACAAGTCTTAAACACAGGCATATTAATCTCGATACCCCTTTAGCGTTGATTATTGCAGTACTTTTCCTACGCACAGCTTTTGAGGTTGTTTTAAGCACAGGTCCTGGTTTTGCCGATACCCTAACTGGGTTGGTATTTTTGCTTTTAATGGGGAAATGGCTCAAACAGCGCACCTATCATCACATTTCATTTGATCGTGATTACCGCTCCTACTTTCCAATTGCAGTAACTAGCTTGTTAAATGGCAAAGAAAAGCCGGTATCGATAAACGAAATCAAGATTGGCGACAGGTTATGGATCAGGAACGGCGAACTGGTTCCGGCTGATGCCATTCTGATGAAAGGTGAGGCCTGGATGGACATGAGTTTTGTTACAGGCGAATCGGAACCCGTACACAAAGTTTTGGGTGAGATCATTTATGCAGGGGGCAGACAAACCTGTGAGGCCATAGAACTCGAGGTAATCAAACCTGTTTCACAGAGTTATTTAACTGGTTTATGGAACAACGATAATTATAAAAACAATACCGAAAAACAGAATTTTAACGATACTGTAGCGAAATACTTCAGCCTGGGTGTTTTCCTGACCGCATTTACAGCTACCACATATTGGTTGTTCCAAAACGATAGCCACAAAGCATGGTCGGCATTTACAGCAGTGATTATTGTGGCCTGTCCATGCGTACTGGCTTTAAGTACCCCATTTACCTTATCTGCCATTTTATCGGTTTTTGATAAAAAGGGATTTTATGTAAAAAATACAGATGCAGTTGAAGAACTTGCCAAATGTGATACCCTTATTTTCGATAAAACAGGTACGCTAACGAGTAACGAAAATGCCGAAATTGGTTTCAACGGATCTCTAACAGGCGAGGAAAAAAGTATGGTAGCCTCATTGCTGCGAAACTCTATCCATCCCCTAAGCCGGCATATTTTAAAAGCCTTAAATGTTGACCGGTTTTATTCGCTCAGCGATTATAAAGAGGTGGTTGGAAAAGGTTTGACCGCCTTAATAAACAACCACAGTATTTATGCCGGGCACCTGTCTATGTTACCGATTGCGGTAGAGTCTGCAAGTGAAAGTGGAGTGCATGTGGTGATCGACCATGTTTATAAAGGATGTTTTGACATCAAACAGCTGTGGCGTTCAGGTTTGGCTGGATTGATTTTAAAACTTTCGAAATTTAAGTTAAAGGTTTTATCTGGTGATACCGATAAAGACCGGTGGATGCTAGATACCATTTTTACAAAAAATACAAGTATCAGGTTCCGTCAGAGCCCGCATCAAAAACTGGATGCCGTTCTACAACTTCAACAGCAAGGAAATAAAGTAATGATGCTGGGTGATGGCTTAAACGATGCCGGTGCCTTAAAACAAAGTAATTTTGGAATCGCGATAACCGATAACATCAATAATTTTACGCCCGGCTGCGATGCCATTTTGAAAGGTGATGCCCTAAATTTTCTGCCTGACTTTATCCAGTTAAGTAAGGACGGGCTGAAGATCATTAAAACAAGTTTCGCTATAGCCATTGCGTATAACTGCATTGGTATTTATTTTGCCGTGCAGGGAACCCTTTATCCTTTGGTGGCCGCAGTGCTGATGCCGATTAGTACGGTTACCATTATCTCCTTTACCACCCTGGCAACCCGATGGTTTGCCCGCAAAAATAAATTGATATGA
- a CDS encoding cbb3-type cytochrome oxidase assembly protein CcoS: protein MSILYFLVGCSVLMALIFLAAFFWAYKTGQNDDVHTPGIRMLFDDEIEAEKSEEDHFSS, encoded by the coding sequence ATGAGCATCCTTTACTTTTTAGTGGGCTGCAGCGTTTTAATGGCACTCATTTTTCTTGCTGCGTTCTTTTGGGCCTACAAAACTGGTCAGAACGATGATGTACATACCCCAGGTATCCGTATGCTCTTCGATGATGAGATTGAAGCCGAAAAAAGTGAAGAAGATCACTTTTCCAGCTAA
- a CDS encoding cytochrome C oxidase Cbb3 (CcoN/CcoO FixN/FixO) gives MQLEKFTYDNKIVRNFGIATLVWGIIGMTVGLLVAMQLFKPAMNMGSQYTTFGRIRPLHTNAVIFAFVGNAIFMGVYYSLQRLLKARMFSDALSKIHFWGWQLIILSAVITLPLGFTTSHEYAELEWPIDIAITIIWVVFGVNMFGTIFKRRERHLYVAIWFYIATFVTIAVLHIVNSFELPISFMKSYYVYAGVQDALVQWWYGHNAVAFFLTTPYLGMMYYFLPKMAGRPVYSYKLSILHFWSLIFIYIWAGPHHLLYTSLPGWAQSLGVAFSIMLIAPSWGGMINGLLTLRGAWDKVREDVTLKFMVVALTAYGMATFEGPLLSLKQINGVAHFTDWIVAHVHVGALGWNGFLTFGVLYWLIPRIYKTELYSKKLAGFHFWIGTLGILFYAVPMYWAGFTQGLMWKEFTPEGLLKYPNFLATTLQIIPMHVLRSIGGALYLIGVIAMTYNLAKTMLRAKLLANEPAEAMPLTKIIVETSPADKAWHRVLERKPMKFMVLSLIIILIGGMVEMMPTFTIQSNVPTIASVKSYSALELQGRDLYIREGCVNCHSQTVRPFRSETERYGEYSKAGEFVYDHPFLWGSKRTGPDLHRIGGKYSDAWHYNHLVDPASMSPGSIMPPYPWLIEQKLDITTTASKIRAMQTLGVPYPEGYDKRANDDLKVQAEKIALELKQNNIKVKSDREIVAIIAYLQRLGTDIKANKENIPSNQ, from the coding sequence ATGCAGTTAGAAAAATTTACTTACGATAACAAGATTGTCCGGAACTTTGGTATTGCCACCCTGGTGTGGGGAATTATAGGGATGACAGTTGGTTTGCTTGTTGCAATGCAACTGTTTAAACCTGCAATGAACATGGGCAGTCAGTATACCACATTTGGCCGGATCAGGCCGCTGCACACCAATGCTGTCATCTTCGCCTTTGTGGGCAATGCTATTTTTATGGGCGTTTATTATTCCCTTCAGCGTTTGTTAAAAGCACGGATGTTTAGCGATGCGCTAAGCAAAATCCACTTTTGGGGCTGGCAGCTCATTATTTTATCCGCGGTAATCACACTTCCGCTGGGCTTTACCACCTCACATGAATATGCTGAACTCGAATGGCCGATTGATATTGCTATCACCATTATATGGGTAGTTTTTGGGGTAAACATGTTTGGAACGATTTTTAAAAGAAGAGAACGCCATTTATATGTGGCCATCTGGTTTTACATTGCCACTTTCGTTACCATTGCGGTATTGCATATTGTAAACTCTTTCGAGTTGCCCATTTCTTTTATGAAAAGCTATTATGTGTATGCTGGTGTTCAGGATGCACTGGTACAATGGTGGTATGGACATAACGCGGTGGCATTTTTTCTAACTACGCCTTATCTGGGCATGATGTATTATTTCTTGCCAAAGATGGCCGGAAGACCCGTTTACTCCTATAAGTTAAGTATCCTGCATTTTTGGTCGCTCATTTTTATTTACATCTGGGCAGGCCCTCATCATTTATTATACACTTCACTACCTGGATGGGCACAGTCATTAGGTGTTGCCTTTTCGATCATGCTGATTGCCCCAAGCTGGGGCGGTATGATTAATGGTTTATTAACCTTGCGTGGTGCCTGGGATAAGGTAAGAGAAGATGTAACCTTAAAATTTATGGTGGTTGCCCTTACCGCTTATGGCATGGCCACTTTCGAAGGCCCGTTATTATCCTTAAAACAGATAAACGGTGTAGCCCACTTTACCGACTGGATTGTGGCGCACGTGCATGTTGGCGCTTTGGGTTGGAACGGATTTTTAACATTCGGTGTACTGTATTGGTTAATCCCGCGTATTTACAAAACAGAATTATACTCTAAAAAATTAGCGGGTTTCCATTTCTGGATAGGCACTTTAGGTATACTTTTTTATGCTGTACCCATGTATTGGGCTGGTTTTACCCAGGGTTTGATGTGGAAAGAATTTACGCCCGAGGGTTTATTAAAGTATCCGAATTTCTTAGCCACGACACTACAGATTATACCAATGCATGTTTTACGTTCAATCGGCGGGGCACTATATTTAATAGGGGTAATTGCCATGACTTATAACTTGGCGAAAACCATGTTAAGAGCTAAACTGCTGGCCAACGAACCGGCCGAGGCCATGCCTTTAACCAAAATCATTGTTGAAACTTCTCCAGCTGATAAAGCCTGGCACAGGGTTTTGGAACGCAAACCGATGAAATTTATGGTGTTATCGTTGATTATTATCCTCATTGGGGGCATGGTTGAAATGATGCCTACTTTTACGATTCAATCTAACGTGCCCACCATTGCCAGCGTAAAATCATATTCGGCGCTAGAGCTTCAGGGCAGAGATTTATACATCAGAGAAGGCTGTGTAAACTGCCATTCGCAAACGGTAAGGCCTTTCCGTTCAGAAACTGAGCGATATGGCGAATATAGCAAAGCCGGAGAGTTTGTTTATGATCACCCATTTTTATGGGGAAGTAAAAGAACAGGCCCGGATCTTCACCGCATAGGGGGAAAATATTCAGATGCCTGGCATTACAATCACCTGGTCGATCCTGCATCCATGTCACCAGGAAGCATTATGCCTCCATACCCATGGCTCATCGAACAGAAACTGGATATCACAACCACAGCCAGCAAGATCAGGGCCATGCAAACGTTGGGCGTTCCTTATCCGGAAGGCTATGATAAACGTGCTAATGATGATTTAAAAGTTCAGGCCGAAAAGATTGCACTCGAGCTAAAACAAAACAACATCAAGGTTAAAAGCGACAGAGAAATAGTCGCCATTATTGCTTACCTGCAACGTTTGGGTACTGATATCAAAGCTAATAAAGAAAACATTCCTTCAAATCAATAA
- a CDS encoding cytochrome C yields the protein MYQEQLNPTPYTEPIKEPVLDYDTWLKQQPVKPSIWTKILSLRPIEEEKDLVIDHAYDGIKELNNPVPAWFNFLFYGTMIFAAAYLFYYHIGGYGDLQDKEYENEMAKAQVEKAAYLEKSANTIDENSVKFDNTATVLEDGKTIFNTNCVVCHGDKGQGLIGPNLTDEYWLHGGGVNNVFKTIKYGVPEKGMISWEKNLNPKQISAVTNFILSLKGTNPAGAKAPQGEKYEAKDLKDNEMKAPKDSVNKADVIKK from the coding sequence ATGTATCAGGAACAGTTAAATCCTACACCATACACCGAACCGATAAAAGAACCAGTCTTAGATTACGATACCTGGTTAAAACAACAACCGGTTAAACCTTCCATCTGGACCAAAATTTTAAGTTTAAGGCCCATTGAAGAAGAAAAGGATCTGGTAATTGATCATGCTTACGATGGTATTAAAGAACTGAATAATCCTGTTCCCGCATGGTTTAACTTTCTTTTCTACGGGACCATGATTTTCGCAGCAGCTTATCTTTTTTATTACCACATCGGTGGATATGGAGATTTGCAGGACAAAGAATATGAAAACGAAATGGCCAAAGCGCAGGTAGAGAAAGCGGCTTATCTCGAAAAATCGGCCAATACTATTGATGAAAACTCAGTAAAGTTTGATAATACAGCAACTGTATTGGAAGACGGTAAAACTATTTTTAATACCAATTGTGTGGTTTGTCATGGCGATAAAGGCCAGGGCCTCATCGGGCCGAATTTAACTGATGAGTATTGGTTGCATGGAGGCGGTGTAAACAATGTATTCAAAACCATAAAATATGGGGTTCCTGAGAAAGGAATGATTAGCTGGGAGAAAAACCTGAACCCAAAACAGATCAGTGCCGTTACCAATTTTATCCTATCGCTAAAAGGAACAAACCCTGCAGGAGCCAAAGCGCCTCAAGGCGAGAAATACGAAGCAAAAGATTTAAAAGACAATGAAATGAAAGCGCCGAAAGACAGTGTGAACAAAGCCGATGTTATTAAAAAATAA
- a CDS encoding cytochrome c oxidase accessory protein CcoG, whose translation MLLKNKKENKGKGRNFIYPKKPSGRLYTYRKWVSYVLLLFLFSCPFLKLNGEQLVLLNFIERKFVFFGLIFTPQDFYLFALAMLIFIMFIVCFTVVLGRLWCGWACPQTIFMEMVFRRIEYWIEGDANKQKKLDQADWNAEKIFKKGSKHFIFLVISFAIANTFLAYMISSDVLLKIITEPVSDHISGFVSIWLFTFIFYGVFTYVREVVCTVICPYGRLQGVLLDNQSLVVAYDFTRGEPRGRMQKQELALNMGDCVDCGLCVQVCPTGIDIREGTQLECVNCTACIDSCNEVMLKLNKPKNLIGFFNQDFINARKPYKIGLKSYGYAAVLFVVMMVFSSLIYKREDIQTTVLRASGTLYQSRGTDRTSNLYNAELINKTNKAVKFTFRSKDKGDEINFIQKADVLPKEGSAHLTFFLIRKNKSIKKYKTDAVFEIVVNGEVLSTANTSFFAQPEGME comes from the coding sequence ATGTTATTAAAAAATAAAAAAGAAAATAAAGGCAAGGGCAGAAATTTTATCTATCCTAAAAAACCATCGGGCAGGTTGTATACTTACCGGAAATGGGTAAGTTATGTGTTGCTGTTGTTTTTATTCTCCTGTCCGTTTTTAAAACTTAACGGCGAGCAGTTGGTACTGCTTAATTTTATTGAGCGAAAATTTGTATTCTTCGGATTAATCTTTACCCCGCAGGACTTTTATCTTTTCGCCCTTGCCATGCTGATTTTCATCATGTTCATCGTGTGTTTTACAGTCGTGTTGGGCAGGTTATGGTGCGGATGGGCTTGCCCGCAAACGATCTTTATGGAAATGGTATTCCGCAGGATTGAATATTGGATTGAAGGCGATGCCAATAAACAAAAAAAACTAGACCAGGCCGATTGGAATGCAGAGAAAATATTCAAAAAAGGAAGTAAACATTTTATTTTTCTGGTGATTTCTTTTGCCATTGCGAATACCTTTTTGGCATACATGATCAGTTCGGATGTACTCCTTAAAATTATAACGGAGCCGGTATCAGACCATATTTCTGGCTTCGTATCCATCTGGCTGTTTACATTTATATTCTATGGCGTTTTTACCTATGTGCGCGAAGTGGTGTGTACGGTAATCTGTCCGTATGGAAGGCTGCAAGGCGTGCTGTTAGACAATCAGAGTTTGGTTGTTGCCTACGATTTTACCCGGGGAGAACCGCGTGGTCGTATGCAGAAACAGGAGTTGGCTTTAAACATGGGTGATTGTGTTGATTGTGGGCTTTGCGTACAGGTTTGCCCCACAGGTATCGATATCCGTGAAGGTACACAGCTTGAATGTGTAAACTGTACCGCCTGTATCGATTCGTGTAACGAGGTGATGCTTAAACTCAACAAACCCAAAAATCTGATTGGTTTTTTTAATCAGGATTTTATTAATGCGCGTAAACCTTATAAAATTGGCTTAAAATCATACGGTTATGCTGCGGTACTGTTTGTTGTAATGATGGTTTTTTCTTCATTGATTTATAAAAGAGAAGATATCCAGACTACCGTTTTAAGAGCAAGTGGCACCTTATACCAGAGCAGGGGAACAGACAGAACGAGTAATTTGTATAATGCAGAGTTGATTAACAAAACCAATAAGGCTGTAAAATTTACTTTCAGATCGAAAGATAAGGGAGACGAAATTAATTTTATCCAAAAAGCTGATGTTTTGCCAAAAGAAGGTTCAGCACATCTCACATTCTTTTTAATCAGAAAGAATAAATCCATCAAAAAATATAAAACCGATGCGGTTTTTGAAATTGTGGTAAATGGCGAAGTTTTAAGTACGGCAAATACAAGTTTTTTCGCGCAGCCGGAAGGAATGGAGTGA